The Synechococcus sp. CC9605 sequence TCATCGTGGGCGACTACGGCATCCACGATGAACAGAACACAACTGGGTTCTTCGGCTGCGGTGCCATGCATCGCCTTCGAAGCATCCCCCACCTCGATGCCGTCAGGGAGCTGCCAATGGCGAACCAAGCCTGGCTCGATGGCAATGGCGCCGACATCACCGACGGGCCGCAGCGTCTGGCCAGGGCCCTGAGCGACCTGGCGCTCCGCGAGGAACCATGACAGCAACTGCGAGCCAGCCCACGCTCCATGTGCTGCTGATCGCGGACAGCGACAGCCAGCTGCTGGCCTGTGAGGCCCTTTGCAGTGCTCCGACCGCGCTGAACGTTCATTGGACTTTCAGTGTGATTCCACGGGACGGAACACCCCAGGCTTTGTTGAAACGCCTGGCCGAGCGAGGAACTCTGCGCCACCAAAGCCTGGCTCGGTTGCTGAGGGATCGGCGGCTGCAGCACTTTGATGCCATCGGCGTTTTCCTGACGGGCAGCAAGATCAACGACATCCGTCTCGCCCTGCAACGGAATCGCCAGCGCCCCTTGCTGTTCTGTGGGTTCAACGGTGTGGTGCTCGACCACTTCATCGAAGGGGTGAGCTGGCGAATGGGTTACGACCTGATATGCCTCAGCGGCCCGCGCGATCGGGACGCCCTGGAGCAACTGGTAACCGGAACCCCGTTTGCACAGCAGCGCACCGTGCTGACCGGCCTGCGGCGCAACGCCCCTTGCACAGACTGCACTCCCTTAGCGGAACGCCCGCGGCGACTGGTGTTTGCCGAACAGGTGATCATGCCCGCGACCAGCAGCGAACGGGCCCAACTCGTGCGCCTGCTGAGCGATCTGGCCCGACGTTCTCCCAACTGGGACGTGGTGATCAAACCCCGGATCGCCCCCGGCGATGCCACGTTTCATGATGTCGAGACCCACATCAGCACCACCCTGCAGCAGACCCTGGGGGTGCCTCCCACCAATCTGCGACTGGACTACCGACCACTGCCAGTGCTGTTGAAGCAGGCCCGGCTGCTGGCCACTCTCTCCTCAACCGCTTTTTTCGACGCCCTCGACTTCGGCTGCCGGGCGATTGCCATCAGTGATTTGGGCCTGCAGCCGAACTATGGAGGCCACGTTTATGCCGGCAGCGGTGTGTGGCGCTCCCTGGAGGCCATCCCCAACCTGGATGCCCTTGATGCCGAGGGGCCATCCCCGGATCCGCGCTGGCTGGAATGGATGGGCTATGGCCAGCAGTTCAGTCCCTCCGCGCTTCTGGAGGCCCTGAACGAACAAAAACACCGGACACCGGAGCCCCCGCCCAGCCGCATTGGATACCCGGGCAATGCCCAGTCCAGCTTCAACCAGTTGCGCTTGGGAGCCGAAGCCGCCATCGCGAGTGGAGATTGGACCAGTGCTCGGGAGCTGCTCTGGCAAGCAACCATGATGCGACCGCTGCACCGCGGCGTTGCCCGCCGCCATTGGGCCGTCCGCCAAGCCAATCCGCTGATACGACAGATCTCACTGCTGATGTCGTACAGAGATCTGAAGTAAGTTGAATAACGGACTCAACCCAGGCGGCCGAACAGAACGGTGAGAGGCATCCTGATTGAGCGAAATTTCACCCAGTTCGTTGTCTTCGCGGAAGACAGCATCCTCTCGGCACTCAGCAAGATCACGGCGAACCAGTCCCGCCTGATTTTTGTTGTCTCGGAAAGTGGCATTCTCCAGGGCGTTCTCACCGATGGTGACTTCCGACGCTGGATTGCCGGATGCGGCGAGATTGATCTGAACCGGCCGGTCACTGCGGCCATGAACGCCAACTGCCGGTCGGCCGTCGAAGGCACCAGCGCCAGTGATCTGAGTGCCCTGCTCAATTCCCGCATCATTGCGCTGCCGCTGCTGGACAGCCATGGCCGCATCGTCGCCGTGGCCCGACGCGCCACCGACGGGCTCCAGATCGGTTCCCACCGCATCGGCGATGACGCCCCCTGCTTTCTGATCGCCGAGATCGGCAACAACCACAACGGCGATCTCGACACCGCTCTTCAACTGATCGATGCCGCCCACGCCGCAGGGGCGGACTGCGCCAAGTTCCAGATGCGGGACATGAGCCGGCTGTATCGCAATTCAGGCGATAGCAACGACATGGCCTCCGATCTGGGCACCCAGTACACCCTGGATCTGCTCGAGCGCTTCCAACTCAGTGACGATGAGCTGTTCCGCTGCTTTGACCATGCCGCCAGCAAAGGCTTGGTACCTCTCTGCACCCCTTGGGATGAAACGAGCCTCGAGAAGCTCAACCGCTGGGGGATGGAAGGCTTCAAGGTGGCGTCGGCGGATTTCACCAACCACGCTTTTCTCTCCAGCCTGGCGGAGACCGGCAAACCCCTGATCTGCTCAACCGGCATGGCTTCGGAAGTGGAGATCCGCTCCGGCATCCGCCACCTCCAAAACGAGGGAGCCGGTTACGTGCTGCTGCACTGCAATTCCACGTATCCCACCCCCTTCAAGGACGTCAATCTGCGCTACCTCGAGCGGCTGCGCGACCTGGCCGAGGCTCCCGTGGGCTATTCCGGCCATGAACGGGGCATTGAAGTGCCGATTGCCGCCGCCGCCCTCGGCGCCGTGGTGATCGAGAAACACATCACCCTCGATCGCTCTATGGAAGGCAACGACCACAAGGTGAGCCTCCTGCCCAATGAATTCGCCCAGATGATCCACGGCATTCGCCGGGTGGAAGAGTCGATGGGCAGCAGCGGCGAGCGCAGCATCAGCCAGGGCGAAATGATGAACCGCGAAGTGCTGGCCAAGAGTCTCGTCGCCAGATGCGACGTGCCTGCCGGCACGGAGATCACCGAGGCGATGGTGGGCATCCAGAGCCCGGGGCAAGGCCTGCAGCCCAACCGTCTTGCCGACCTCATTGGCAAGACGCTGCCGGTGAGCAAAGCCGCCGGCGATTTTTTCTTTCCCTCAGACCTTGAAACCCCGGCCGCTACGCCGCGCGCCTACCGATTCCAACACCGCTTTGGCCTACCGGTTCGTTATCACGACATCGAGAGCTTTGCTGCCAGCAGCAATCTCGACCTTGTTGAAATCCATCTCAGCTACAAGGATCTCGAGATCAACCTCGATGAAGTGCTGCCGACAAAGCAGCCGATAGGCCTGGTGGTGCATGCCCCCGAATTGTTTGCTGGGGATCACACCCTCGACCTCTGCAGCGCTGATGGCGACTACCGCCGCCATTCGATTGCAGAACTCCAGCGCGTGGTCGACATCTCTCGTGACCTGCGAAATCGTTTCGACTGCCCCGATCCCGTTCTACTGGTGACCAACGTCGGGGGATTCTCAGAGCACCACCATCTCGAGCGCGCGGACTTGCAATCGCTACGGCAACGCCTGATCGAGAGCCTTCAGCAGATCAACACCTCTGACGAGGTGGAAATCATTCCCCAAACCATGCCCCCCTTCCCCTGGCACTTCGGGGGGCAGAGATATCACAACCTCTTCGTCGACACCGACTTCATCGAGGAATTCTGCAAGGGAACCGGCATGCGCGTCTGCCTGGATGCCTCCCACTCCAAGCTCGCCTGCACCCACCTCAATGCCTCCTTCAGTGGCTTCCTCAGGGCGATCCTTCCGTTCACAGCCCACCTGCATCTGGCTGACGCCAAGGACGTGGATGGTGAAGGGCTGCAGATCCACGACGGTGAGATCGACTGGGTGCAGCTGTTTGCCCTGATGGGTCAACTGGCCCCCGAAGCAAGCTTCATCCCCGAAATCTGGCAAGGCCATAAGAACAACGGGGAAGGCGCCTGGCTCGCCCTTGAGCGCCTTGAAGGCTGTGTTGATTTGAGCCAGCAGCGGCATGTCGCGTGAGTCAGCTTCAACCCAAGCGAATCGTTCTGCATTGCGGGCTGCACAAAACGGGCAGCACCTACGTCCAGCGCAACCTCAAAAGAAACCAAGACCTGCTGTTGAAACAGGGAGTGCTTTATCTCGGGCCGAACACCTTCAAAAAGCGTTGCCCAAAGTTATGGAGGCATCTGCAATGGGGGCGCTTGGATCGCAGAACGTCCTCAGCTCTTCAAGCAGAAACCAGAACCAATCTTCTGGAGCTGGCGGGAGACAAGCCGGAATCCATCCACACCATCTTTCTCTCCTTCGAGGCAATTTTTGGCACATTGCGCAGCGGCCTGACCGATGAAGGGCGCAACAAAGTTCCGAACAAAGAACACAAGCCTGGTTTGTATCGGTACGCCAAAGCTCGCACCAAACGCCTGATGACCGGTCTGGAAGACAGCCTGGGGCTGCGATCAATCGCATGGACGGTGCTGTTTGCTAACAGAAATCCAGAAGCCTTTATCCGCTCCTGCCATACCCAGCTGATCAAAGAAGGGCACCACACGCCTGAGACCAGTCACTTCGACACGTTCCGACAAACGGCTGATTTCTCCCACAGCGATCCCCAACAACTCGAGCAGAGCCTCTCCAAACTCCGCAGCAAACGCGACCTAACCGTCGTCACCCTCAACTATGACCAAGCCAGCAATCCCCAGGAGCCGAGCATCTTTCTCTGGAATCTGCTGAAGTGGGCCCTGCCCAACCAAGCCGATCTGCTCAAGCAGCAACTGGAGGCCAGCACAGAGAATAACAAGCTGAGCAAAACCCCCAATCCGGGATTAAGCGAAAGGGGCCTTGAACTGGCGGTGCAGGCGCGCCCCCTGTTCAGCCGGAGCGAATGGAAACTATTTCGCAAATTCCTCGAAAAAAATTTCTGCAAGAGCTCTTAATCGATGGCCCAACCACATCACTTCATCCGGATGAAGCACTACAACCTGCTCTATGGGCGGGTTCCCAAAGCGGCGAATTCCTCGATCAAAGCGGCCCTTTGCCGTCTGCTCAGTGAAATGCCCCCCAAAGGGACAAAAACCACCTCTGACAAGTTCTGGCAGCAAGAAACAAATCATGAGACGGAGCTGATCACGCTTCGCCGTGCCCGCAAGTACAGGCGCAGCCATTTCAGCTTCAGCTTCGTACGCAACCCCTTCGACAGGCTGATCGCGGCTTACAACAACAAAGTGATCGAAAACGAGGAACCACCCCAGCCGATGCAGAACATGGGCGTCACCCACGGAATGTCGTTCGAGGATTTTCTTGACGTCTTAATTGAGACGCCTTACAAGCAATATGACGTTCACATCTTGCCTCAGAGCCAATTGCTTTGCATTGGCAATCAAATCGTGCCGAAGTTTGTTGGACGCGTGGAACAGATCAACGAACATTGGGCTGAACTACGCGACATCCTGGCCCGACAAGGTGTCGAGGTGATGGAGTCGTTACCACAGAAGAATGTCCGACGCAGTGATCGCGGCGGCCTGCAGGATTACTTCAACAGCGATGCACTCATCGAAAAAACATTGCGGATTTATGGAGACGATACGCGCCTGTTCTACAACGATGTTTCTGTGGATCACCTGATTCAGAACAAGCCCCTACCGGCAATCAACACGCTGCACAGCAAAGGCTTGAAGCTGTCCAACTGGCTCCGAGAGCTTGGCTTCGGACGTTGATCAAGCGATCTGATCCAACCACTGTCCAAGCGACTTCTTGGGCTGGGCAGGGGAACTGGTGATTTCCAGGATGCGGCCACAAGCACGTGGCTGCTCTATTGCGTCCAGGCACATCTGTGCCACAAGACGGCGAGGGATGCTGTTGCTCTGCTGTTGATCGGCCTCTGTCACCAGCATGCCCTCCGTTGTGCTGCGGCTGTCCTCTTCACTGAGGCCTCCCGGTCGGATCACGGTCCAATCCAGACCGCTGCGTTCCAGGCAACGCTCACCAGCCCGCTTCCAAATCAGGATCAAGCCGAACAGGTTGAGGGGATGCAGCCAACGGCCAGCGCAGAGGGAACTGACCAGCACCACGCGCTTCAATCCCAGAGAACGACAAGCCTGCACCTGCGCCTGCACGCCCCAGGCATCAACCTGCAGGGGACCTGCCAGATTGATCGACGGTCGAGCGCCCGTTGCGATCACCAATGCCGTGCAGCCCTGCAGCGCATGGAGCAACGCTTCCGCCGTGTCCAGCTCAAGGCGAAGGACCTCAAGGAGTCCTTCCTTCTCGGCCTGGGCCAGAGCTGAAGGCAGCTCAGATCCCGGCCGAACGATGGCTCGGACCGATTGACCGCGCTTGAGCGCTTCCTGAACCACACGCCATCCGGTTTTGCC is a genomic window containing:
- a CDS encoding DUF6716 putative glycosyltransferase, whose product is MTATASQPTLHVLLIADSDSQLLACEALCSAPTALNVHWTFSVIPRDGTPQALLKRLAERGTLRHQSLARLLRDRRLQHFDAIGVFLTGSKINDIRLALQRNRQRPLLFCGFNGVVLDHFIEGVSWRMGYDLICLSGPRDRDALEQLVTGTPFAQQRTVLTGLRRNAPCTDCTPLAERPRRLVFAEQVIMPATSSERAQLVRLLSDLARRSPNWDVVIKPRIAPGDATFHDVETHISTTLQQTLGVPPTNLRLDYRPLPVLLKQARLLATLSSTAFFDALDFGCRAIAISDLGLQPNYGGHVYAGSGVWRSLEAIPNLDALDAEGPSPDPRWLEWMGYGQQFSPSALLEALNEQKHRTPEPPPSRIGYPGNAQSSFNQLRLGAEAAIASGDWTSARELLWQATMMRPLHRGVARRHWAVRQANPLIRQISLLMSYRDLK
- a CDS encoding N-acetylneuraminate synthase family protein, whose amino-acid sequence is MRGILIERNFTQFVVFAEDSILSALSKITANQSRLIFVVSESGILQGVLTDGDFRRWIAGCGEIDLNRPVTAAMNANCRSAVEGTSASDLSALLNSRIIALPLLDSHGRIVAVARRATDGLQIGSHRIGDDAPCFLIAEIGNNHNGDLDTALQLIDAAHAAGADCAKFQMRDMSRLYRNSGDSNDMASDLGTQYTLDLLERFQLSDDELFRCFDHAASKGLVPLCTPWDETSLEKLNRWGMEGFKVASADFTNHAFLSSLAETGKPLICSTGMASEVEIRSGIRHLQNEGAGYVLLHCNSTYPTPFKDVNLRYLERLRDLAEAPVGYSGHERGIEVPIAAAALGAVVIEKHITLDRSMEGNDHKVSLLPNEFAQMIHGIRRVEESMGSSGERSISQGEMMNREVLAKSLVARCDVPAGTEITEAMVGIQSPGQGLQPNRLADLIGKTLPVSKAAGDFFFPSDLETPAATPRAYRFQHRFGLPVRYHDIESFAASSNLDLVEIHLSYKDLEINLDEVLPTKQPIGLVVHAPELFAGDHTLDLCSADGDYRRHSIAELQRVVDISRDLRNRFDCPDPVLLVTNVGGFSEHHHLERADLQSLRQRLIESLQQINTSDEVEIIPQTMPPFPWHFGGQRYHNLFVDTDFIEEFCKGTGMRVCLDASHSKLACTHLNASFSGFLRAILPFTAHLHLADAKDVDGEGLQIHDGEIDWVQLFALMGQLAPEASFIPEIWQGHKNNGEGAWLALERLEGCVDLSQQRHVA
- a CDS encoding sulfotransferase family protein, whose amino-acid sequence is MAQPHHFIRMKHYNLLYGRVPKAANSSIKAALCRLLSEMPPKGTKTTSDKFWQQETNHETELITLRRARKYRRSHFSFSFVRNPFDRLIAAYNNKVIENEEPPQPMQNMGVTHGMSFEDFLDVLIETPYKQYDVHILPQSQLLCIGNQIVPKFVGRVEQINEHWAELRDILARQGVEVMESLPQKNVRRSDRGGLQDYFNSDALIEKTLRIYGDDTRLFYNDVSVDHLIQNKPLPAINTLHSKGLKLSNWLRELGFGR
- a CDS encoding SDR family oxidoreductase; translation: MTQLAVSGASGKTGWRVVQEALKRGQSVRAIVRPGSELPSALAQAEKEGLLEVLRLELDTAEALLHALQGCTALVIATGARPSINLAGPLQVDAWGVQAQVQACRSLGLKRVVLVSSLCAGRWLHPLNLFGLILIWKRAGERCLERSGLDWTVIRPGGLSEEDSRSTTEGMLVTEADQQQSNSIPRRLVAQMCLDAIEQPRACGRILEITSSPAQPKKSLGQWLDQIA